The bacterium genome window below encodes:
- a CDS encoding radical SAM protein yields the protein MNYLIKEAFQILQRPKTFTKLPNIFLVVLSYFICKLTKKNFVLGYPFMLMLEPTNICNLRCPLCITGSDQMTRKDGVMELNNFIRLMDEVGDYLVHLTLWSQGEPFVNRNFTEMIRIAKDKGIKTMTSTNGHFLIENADKIVNSGLDVLIVAMDGASQQTYEKYRVNGNFEKVRNGMKAVSEAKKRLNSKTPEIELQFIVMKHNEHETDRIRSLAYECGAQVISIKTAQVYTEEQAAEFLPTKEKYRRYELDAHGKIKTKLKEINFCRWVLLCPVINWDGTVSPCCFDKNAEYGLGNVFSNGGLKKIWKSEKYAKFRQQIFTKRKDIPICSNCSEGLEVEVFEKENVRHDINNPHIQEQNKYKSFESAHI from the coding sequence ATGAATTATCTAATTAAAGAAGCCTTTCAAATATTACAGCGGCCAAAAACTTTTACTAAACTCCCGAATATTTTTCTTGTAGTTCTTTCCTACTTCATATGTAAATTAACTAAAAAAAATTTTGTTCTTGGATATCCGTTTATGTTAATGCTGGAACCAACCAACATATGTAATTTGAGATGTCCGCTCTGTATTACAGGAAGCGATCAGATGACGCGCAAAGACGGCGTCATGGAGCTTAATAATTTTATAAGGCTAATGGATGAAGTTGGCGACTATCTCGTTCATCTGACGCTATGGAGTCAAGGTGAACCTTTTGTGAATCGCAATTTTACTGAAATGATACGTATTGCAAAGGATAAAGGAATCAAAACAATGACCAGCACCAACGGTCATTTTCTGATTGAAAACGCTGATAAAATTGTCAACTCAGGTCTAGATGTGCTTATCGTCGCGATGGATGGGGCATCACAACAAACATATGAAAAATACCGTGTTAACGGCAACTTCGAAAAAGTCCGGAACGGCATGAAAGCGGTTTCCGAAGCAAAAAAAAGACTAAACAGCAAAACGCCGGAGATAGAACTCCAATTCATCGTTATGAAGCATAATGAACATGAGACAGATCGAATTCGTAGCCTGGCTTATGAGTGCGGCGCACAAGTTATATCAATTAAGACGGCGCAAGTTTACACAGAAGAACAAGCTGCAGAATTTTTGCCAACTAAAGAAAAATATAGACGGTATGAATTAGATGCTCATGGAAAAATCAAGACAAAACTAAAAGAGATAAATTTTTGTAGGTGGGTTCTTCTGTGCCCCGTTATAAATTGGGACGGAACCGTATCTCCTTGCTGTTTTGATAAGAACGCTGAATACGGGCTAGGCAACGTCTTTTCCAATGGCGGATTAAAGAAAATATGGAAAAGTGAAAAATATGCAAAGTTTCGCCAACAAATCTTTACTAAAAGGAAGGATATTCCAATTTGCAGCAATTGCTCCGAAGGTCTCGAAGTCGAGGTTTTTGAAAAAGAGAACGTTCGCCATGATATAAACAATCCACATATCCAGGAACAAAATAAATACAAATCATTTGAATCCGCACACATCTAA